One Chordicoccus furentiruminis DNA window includes the following coding sequences:
- the pyrB gene encoding aspartate carbamoyltransferase, which produces MSPLDFSVEETEILLDLASDIEKHPEKYSHACEGKKIATLFYEPSTRTRLSFEAAMMNLGGKALGFHSADTSSVSKGETVADTIRVISCFADICAMRHPKEGAPLVASMKSSIPVINAGDGGHQHPTQTLTDMMTIRSLKGRLDHLRIGLCGDLKFGRTVHSLIASLSRYPGVSFVLISPEELRVPGYVREDMRAKQIPFEEVVRLDAGTMKDLDVLYMTRVQKERFFNEADYIRMKDFYILDKDKMALAPEDMIVLHPLPRVNEIAVEVDDDPRACYFRQVQYGVYARMALILTLLGIEVNG; this is translated from the coding sequence ATGAGCCCTCTCGACTTTTCGGTGGAGGAAACAGAAATACTGCTGGATCTTGCCAGCGACATCGAGAAACATCCTGAGAAATACAGTCACGCATGTGAAGGAAAGAAGATCGCCACTTTGTTCTATGAGCCGAGCACGAGGACGCGCCTCAGCTTTGAGGCGGCGATGATGAATCTCGGAGGCAAGGCGCTCGGCTTCCACAGCGCGGACACCTCTTCGGTTTCGAAGGGAGAGACGGTCGCCGATACGATCCGCGTCATTTCCTGCTTCGCCGACATCTGCGCAATGCGGCATCCCAAGGAGGGCGCGCCGCTGGTCGCGTCGATGAAATCTTCGATTCCGGTGATCAACGCAGGCGACGGAGGTCATCAGCATCCGACACAGACGCTGACCGACATGATGACGATCCGGTCGCTGAAAGGCCGGCTTGATCATCTGAGAATCGGGCTCTGCGGCGATCTGAAATTCGGACGCACCGTTCATTCACTGATCGCCTCGCTTTCAAGATATCCGGGCGTCTCCTTTGTCCTGATTTCGCCGGAGGAGCTCCGGGTGCCGGGCTATGTCCGGGAGGATATGCGCGCGAAACAGATCCCGTTCGAGGAAGTCGTGCGTCTCGACGCCGGCACAATGAAAGACCTGGACGTGCTGTATATGACCCGCGTTCAGAAGGAGCGCTTCTTCAACGAGGCGGATTATATCCGGATGAAGGATTTCTATATCCTGGACAAGGACAAGATGGCGCTCGCGCCGGAGGATATGATCGTGCTGCATCCGCTTCCCCGTGTCAACGAGATCGCGGTGGAGGTGGATGATGATCCGAGAGCCTGTTACTTCAGACAGGTTCAGTACGGCGTCTACGCGCGGATGGCTCTGATACTTACGCTGCTTGGAATCGAGGTGAACGGATGA
- a CDS encoding chorismate mutase, with product MFFTIAETVEFSDSMCDNASMSDIKELRSRIDRIDAEIQRLFEKRMEISGEIGAWKASSGMPVFDAAREEELIAELKGRASSPENAEAIETLYRTVFEVSRERQHRLAGRQQ from the coding sequence ATGTTCTTTACAATCGCCGAAACGGTGGAGTTTTCGGATTCGATGTGCGATAATGCCAGTATGTCAGACATAAAAGAACTTCGAAGTCGGATAGACCGGATCGATGCCGAAATCCAGCGTCTCTTTGAGAAACGCATGGAAATCAGCGGAGAGATCGGTGCATGGAAGGCATCCTCCGGGATGCCCGTTTTCGATGCCGCCAGGGAAGAAGAACTGATCGCGGAGCTGAAAGGACGCGCATCCAGCCCGGAAAACGCGGAGGCCATCGAGACGCTGTACCGAACGGTATTTGAGGTGAGCCGCGAGCGGCAGCACCGTCTCGCCGGCCGGCAGCAGTAA
- a CDS encoding nucleoside kinase, with amino-acid sequence MTVMIDGRKTDCPEDTTLKELADREAGKETCPAALAYMNGRLTELFHRAEDGARISFVTVSDGIGYETMRRSCTMLFLAAADRVLGHDRGRAVLHFSIGHGFFFTFGEDVSVNGELLDKLAREMQSMTDAKLRFIKQSVPTDEAKRKFAALGLHDKERLFRTRIASDVNIYRLGTFEDYFYGYMVYDASVLTHWSLIAYHGGIVMQMPARGCPDMLPDFRPSEKLMNAQLQGEAWAEKQHIGTVGELNAAVIRGDVSRMVLVSEALQESAISDLAKEIAERGGVKFVMIAGPSSSGKTTFSQRLMIQLAAHGMTPHYIGTDNYFRNRSELKPGPDGKPDFESLDALDVEAFGRDMNTLLEGGTVNMPVFDFVSGRRILSGEMLTLREGEMLVIEGIHGLNDELCGSIPKDSRFRIYISALTQLNLDEHNRVPSGDGRLIRRIVRDYRTRGYSASQTLGMWRSVRNGEEKYIFPFQESADAFFNSALPYEIAALKTFVQPLLFQVGEDDPSYYEAKRLLKFLEYVIAIPPEDIPMNSLIREFIGGGCFHL; translated from the coding sequence ATGACGGTGATGATTGACGGCAGGAAAACAGACTGCCCGGAGGATACGACACTGAAGGAACTGGCGGATCGTGAGGCGGGGAAGGAAACCTGTCCGGCCGCGCTTGCCTATATGAACGGGCGGCTGACCGAGCTCTTTCACAGAGCGGAAGACGGTGCGCGGATCTCCTTCGTGACGGTGTCCGACGGTATCGGCTACGAGACGATGAGGCGGAGCTGCACGATGCTGTTTCTGGCCGCGGCCGACCGGGTCCTGGGGCATGACAGGGGACGCGCCGTGCTCCATTTTTCCATCGGTCACGGCTTCTTCTTTACGTTCGGGGAGGACGTCTCCGTGAATGGGGAGCTGCTTGATAAGCTCGCGCGGGAAATGCAGTCCATGACTGACGCGAAACTCCGTTTCATCAAGCAAAGCGTCCCCACGGACGAGGCCAAGCGAAAGTTTGCGGCACTCGGCCTGCATGACAAGGAGAGACTTTTCCGGACCCGGATTGCCTCTGACGTGAACATCTACCGTCTCGGCACCTTCGAGGATTACTTCTACGGCTATATGGTCTATGACGCTTCAGTTCTCACGCATTGGAGTCTCATCGCCTATCACGGCGGGATCGTGATGCAGATGCCCGCCCGTGGATGCCCGGACATGCTGCCGGATTTCCGGCCGTCCGAGAAGCTGATGAACGCTCAGCTTCAGGGCGAGGCGTGGGCTGAGAAGCAGCATATCGGCACCGTGGGAGAGCTGAACGCGGCGGTCATCCGGGGCGACGTTTCACGGATGGTGCTGGTGTCCGAGGCGCTGCAGGAGAGCGCGATCTCGGATCTGGCGAAGGAGATCGCGGAACGGGGAGGCGTCAAATTCGTGATGATCGCCGGTCCGTCCTCTTCCGGCAAAACCACGTTCTCCCAGCGTCTGATGATTCAGCTCGCCGCCCACGGGATGACGCCTCATTACATCGGGACGGACAACTATTTCCGGAACCGCTCCGAGCTGAAGCCCGGTCCGGATGGAAAGCCTGATTTTGAGAGTCTCGACGCGCTGGACGTGGAGGCGTTCGGAAGGGACATGAATACGCTGCTTGAGGGCGGAACGGTCAATATGCCGGTCTTCGACTTCGTCTCCGGCAGGCGGATTCTGAGCGGAGAGATGCTGACGCTCAGGGAAGGGGAGATGCTGGTCATTGAGGGGATTCACGGGCTCAATGACGAACTCTGCGGATCGATTCCGAAGGACAGCCGGTTCCGCATCTACATCAGCGCGCTTACCCAGCTCAATCTCGATGAGCACAACCGGGTGCCTTCCGGGGACGGACGGCTGATCCGGCGGATCGTCAGAGACTACCGGACACGCGGATACTCGGCCTCCCAGACACTGGGCATGTGGCGCTCGGTGCGGAACGGAGAGGAAAAGTATATTTTCCCGTTTCAGGAATCGGCGGATGCATTTTTCAATTCCGCCCTGCCCTACGAGATCGCCGCGCTCAAGACCTTCGTGCAGCCTCTTCTGTTTCAGGTGGGGGAGGATGATCCGTCCTATTACGAGGCAAAGCGGCTTCTCAAATTCCTTGAATACGTGATCGCGATTCCGCCGGAGGACATCCCGATGAATTCACTGATCCGCGAGTTCATCGGCGGAGGCTGCTTCCATCTGTAA
- the rpoD gene encoding RNA polymerase sigma factor RpoD codes for MKGREWMKSEMNAVFADRLTKLLLSAKKKKNVLSLPDITEGLKGLPVTKGDIARVADFLEANDVDVLSMDDKADDDTTLIDQDDSEMEDDEEQNIDLDKIDLSVPEGISTADPVRLYLKEIGAYPLLTADEEIDLSKKIEAGGLEGEAAKKRLTEANLRLVVSIAKRYVGRGMPFLDLIQEGNIGLIKAVEKYDYTKGFKFSTYATWWIRQAITRAIADQARTIRIPVHMVETINKLIRIQRQLLQELGREPTPEEIGKEMGISAERVREIQNMSQEPVSINTPIGEEEDSKLGDFIPDENAPVPAEAAAYTLLKEQIGEVLDTLTEREQQVLRLRFGLDDGRARTLEEVGKVFHVTRERIRQIEAKALRKLRQPSRSKKLRDYLDD; via the coding sequence ATGAAAGGTCGTGAATGGATGAAAAGTGAAATGAATGCGGTCTTCGCGGACCGACTGACAAAGCTTCTCCTGTCCGCAAAGAAGAAGAAAAATGTGCTGAGCCTGCCGGACATCACGGAAGGCCTCAAGGGGCTTCCCGTGACAAAAGGCGATATCGCACGCGTGGCGGATTTCCTTGAGGCGAACGACGTGGATGTTCTCTCGATGGACGATAAGGCGGACGATGACACGACGCTCATCGATCAGGATGACTCGGAGATGGAGGATGACGAGGAGCAGAACATCGATCTCGACAAGATCGATCTCTCCGTGCCGGAAGGCATCTCCACGGCGGACCCGGTCCGGCTTTACCTGAAGGAAATCGGCGCTTATCCGCTGCTCACCGCGGACGAGGAGATTGATCTCTCGAAAAAGATCGAGGCCGGCGGGCTGGAGGGAGAGGCGGCGAAAAAGCGTCTGACAGAGGCGAACCTCCGCCTTGTGGTGTCGATCGCGAAGCGCTATGTCGGCCGCGGCATGCCGTTTCTCGACCTGATTCAGGAAGGCAACATCGGACTCATCAAGGCCGTGGAGAAGTATGACTACACGAAGGGCTTCAAGTTTTCCACCTACGCCACCTGGTGGATCCGTCAGGCCATCACGCGGGCGATCGCCGATCAGGCCAGAACGATCCGGATTCCGGTCCATATGGTCGAGACGATCAACAAGCTGATCCGGATCCAGCGGCAGCTGCTTCAGGAACTGGGACGGGAACCCACGCCGGAGGAAATCGGGAAGGAGATGGGGATCAGCGCGGAGCGGGTCCGCGAGATCCAGAACATGTCTCAGGAGCCTGTCTCCATCAACACCCCGATCGGCGAGGAGGAGGACAGCAAGCTGGGTGATTTCATCCCCGATGAAAATGCACCCGTTCCCGCCGAGGCCGCGGCTTACACATTGCTGAAGGAGCAGATCGGAGAGGTGCTGGATACGCTGACCGAACGGGAGCAGCAGGTGCTCCGCCTCCGCTTCGGCCTCGACGACGGCCGGGCGCGGACGCTGGAAGAGGTGGGCAAGGTATTCCATGTCACACGGGAGCGGATCCGCCAGATCGAGGCCAAGGCGCTCCGCAAGCTGAGACAGCCGTCCCGCAGCAAGAAGCTGAGGGATTATCTCGACGACTGA
- a CDS encoding tRNA (adenine(22)-N(1))-methyltransferase, translated as MAARLSERLETVIRMVTPGHAVLDVGCDHGFTAIRLVEDGISPCAVASDVREGPLAAARQHVAEAGLSKQIAVTLADGVPAGFAGITGTRPVTVILAGMGGLLMTDILKAAFRRGNSFSELVLSPQRDAEALRGCLDENGYRIEAERFIREDGKFYQIIRAAKRENGGSERPLAPEELRYGPLLLSEGDPGMTTYISSQITRMTDLLSRIDDRAASERAKARRRELEEELALLRRALARIRNGARGREVTSDDGDD; from the coding sequence ATGGCGGCGCGGCTGTCAGAGCGTCTCGAGACCGTAATCCGGATGGTGACGCCGGGACATGCGGTGCTTGACGTGGGATGCGATCACGGATTTACGGCCATCCGTCTGGTAGAGGACGGTATCTCTCCCTGCGCGGTGGCTTCCGACGTCCGGGAAGGACCGCTGGCCGCGGCCAGACAGCATGTGGCGGAGGCGGGTCTTTCGAAACAGATCGCGGTGACACTGGCGGACGGCGTGCCGGCCGGCTTCGCCGGCATAACCGGGACGCGGCCGGTCACGGTGATCCTTGCCGGTATGGGCGGCCTCCTGATGACGGATATCCTGAAGGCGGCGTTTCGCCGGGGCAACTCCTTCAGTGAGCTGGTGCTTTCGCCCCAGCGGGACGCGGAGGCACTGCGGGGATGTCTCGATGAAAACGGATATCGGATCGAGGCGGAACGGTTCATACGGGAAGACGGGAAGTTTTATCAGATCATCCGGGCTGCAAAACGGGAAAACGGAGGGAGTGAACGCCCGCTTGCGCCGGAGGAGCTGCGGTACGGGCCGCTGCTTCTTTCGGAAGGCGATCCCGGAATGACCACGTACATAAGCAGTCAGATCACCCGTATGACAGATCTTTTAAGCCGGATCGACGACCGGGCGGCATCAGAGCGGGCAAAGGCCCGCCGGAGAGAACTTGAAGAGGAGCTTGCGCTCCTTCGGCGGGCGCTTGCCCGTATCCGGAACGGAGCGCGCGGAAGGGAAGTGACGAGCGATGACGGTGATGATTGA
- the rpoD gene encoding RNA polymerase sigma factor RpoD: MNNREAAFSEKLSNMVLSAKKDKSTVTYDEIAEEFKDSALRDGDIDKIVEFLESNGIDVLRTGDPSDDEDVLMMSDEEEAGEDESEMDLRNIDLSVPDGVSLEDPVRMYLKEIGKVPLLTADEEIALSKQMEEGGERGLQARQRLAEANLRLVVSIAKRYVGRGMLFLDLIQEGNLGLIKAVEKYDYRKGFKFSTYATWWIRQAITRAIADQARTIRIPVHMVETINRLIRVQRQLLQELGREPTPEEIAKEMDIPVEKVREIQKVSQEPVSLETPIGEEEDSHLGDFIQDENVQVPAEAAAYTLLREQLDEVLGTLTERERQVIRLRFGLDDGRARTLEEVGREFHVTRERIRQIEAKALRKLRSPSKSRILRDYLD; the protein is encoded by the coding sequence ATGAACAACAGAGAAGCTGCATTTTCCGAAAAGCTCAGCAATATGGTGCTGTCCGCGAAAAAAGACAAGAGCACGGTGACCTATGACGAAATCGCGGAGGAATTCAAGGATTCCGCGCTCCGCGACGGGGATATCGACAAAATCGTTGAATTCCTCGAGTCGAACGGCATCGATGTTCTCAGGACCGGCGATCCATCCGATGACGAGGACGTCCTGATGATGAGCGACGAGGAGGAGGCCGGCGAGGATGAGAGCGAGATGGACCTCAGGAACATCGACCTGAGCGTGCCGGACGGTGTCTCACTTGAGGACCCGGTGCGGATGTACTTAAAAGAGATCGGCAAAGTTCCGCTGCTCACCGCGGATGAGGAGATTGCGCTGTCGAAGCAGATGGAGGAAGGCGGCGAGCGCGGACTGCAGGCCAGACAGAGACTGGCCGAGGCGAACCTCCGCCTTGTGGTGTCGATCGCAAAGCGCTATGTGGGACGCGGGATGCTGTTCCTTGACCTCATACAGGAAGGCAATCTCGGACTGATCAAGGCAGTTGAGAAATATGACTACCGCAAGGGGTTCAAGTTCTCCACCTACGCCACCTGGTGGATCCGCCAGGCCATCACGCGGGCGATCGCCGATCAGGCGAGGACGATCCGGATCCCGGTTCATATGGTGGAGACAATCAACCGGCTGATCCGCGTACAGCGCCAGCTGCTTCAGGAGCTTGGCCGGGAGCCCACGCCGGAGGAAATCGCGAAGGAGATGGATATTCCGGTGGAGAAAGTCCGTGAGATCCAGAAGGTCTCTCAGGAGCCGGTTTCCCTCGAGACGCCGATCGGCGAGGAGGAGGACAGTCATCTCGGCGATTTCATTCAGGACGAGAATGTTCAGGTGCCCGCCGAGGCGGCCGCCTACACGCTGCTCAGAGAGCAGCTCGATGAGGTTCTGGGTACGCTGACCGAGCGGGAGCGCCAGGTGATCCGTCTCCGGTTCGGACTGGACGACGGCAGGGCGCGGACGCTGGAGGAGGTCGGACGGGAGTTCCATGTGACAAGGGAACGGATCCGTCAGATCGAGGCAAAGGCTCTCCGGAAGCTCCGATCTCCTTCCAAGAGCCGGATTTTAAGGGACTATCTCGACTGA
- a CDS encoding aspartate carbamoyltransferase regulatory subunit: protein MEKMTGSKLDGSTLSIGALEEGFVLDHIEAGHAMTIYRYLKLDQLDCTVAIIKNATSSKMGRKDIIKVACPIDYLDLDVLGFIDHNITVNVIKDSRIIEKKELSLPKEITNVIRCKNPRCITSIERGLDQVFVLKDEEKEEYRCKYCDEKWDGVLKK from the coding sequence ATGGAGAAGATGACGGGTTCAAAGCTGGACGGAAGCACGCTGAGCATCGGCGCCCTGGAGGAGGGATTCGTCCTCGACCACATCGAGGCCGGTCACGCGATGACCATCTACCGCTACCTGAAGCTCGATCAGCTGGACTGCACGGTGGCGATCATCAAGAACGCCACTTCCAGCAAGATGGGGCGGAAGGACATCATCAAGGTCGCCTGCCCGATTGACTATCTGGATCTCGATGTGCTCGGCTTCATTGACCACAACATCACGGTCAATGTGATCAAGGACAGCCGGATCATCGAGAAGAAGGAGCTTTCGCTGCCGAAGGAGATCACCAATGTGATCCGCTGCAAGAATCCGCGGTGCATCACCTCCATCGAGCGGGGGCTGGATCAGGTATTCGTTCTGAAGGACGAGGAGAAGGAAGAGTACCGCTGCAAGTACTGCGATGAGAAGTGGGACGGCGTTCTGAAGAAATGA